Proteins from a genomic interval of Capsicum annuum cultivar UCD-10X-F1 chromosome 4, UCD10Xv1.1, whole genome shotgun sequence:
- the LOC107867075 gene encoding 30S ribosomal protein S9, chloroplastic — translation MAVSVASLTSSFASLSFTSQISQKPYALSLSHSKQFPFSLTSKTPKLIVSASVAEAPSATEELETREDLLKLVKSRLPGGFAAQPFFGTGRRKSASARVVVQEGSGMIVINYRDAKEYLQGNPLWIQYVKTPMATLGYEASYDIFVKVEGGGLSGQAQAISLGIARALLKVSESHRKPLRDEGLLTRDARVVERKKAGLKKARKRPQFSKR, via the exons ATGGCGGTTTCGGTAGCTTCTCTTACTTCATCCTTCGCTTCACTTTCCTTCACttctcaaatttctcaaaaaCCCTACGCCTTATCCCTCTCACATTCGAAGCAATTCCCCTTCTCTCTCACTTCCAAAACCCCTAAACTCATCGTATCAGCTTCCGTCGCCGAAGCACCTTCGGCAACGGAGGAACTGGAAACGAGGGAGGATCTTTTAAAGCTAGTGAAAAGTAGACTACCTGGAGGTTTCGCTGCACAACCATTTTTTGGAACTGGTAGACGTAAAAGTGCTAGTGCTCGTGTTGTTGTTCAGGAAGGTTCTGGAATGATTGTTATTAATTATCGTGATGCTAAG GAATATCTTCAAGGAAATCCATTGTGGATTCAATATGTTAAAACTCCAATGGCCACTTTAGGATATGAAGCTAGCTATGACATTTTTGTCAAGGTGGAAGGTGGTGGTCTTTCTGGGCAGGCTCAAGCAATCTCCCTTGGCATTGCTCGTGCACTCCTAAAGGTCAGTGAGAGCCATAGAAAACCACTGAGGGACGAGGGTCTACTAACTAGAGATGCCAGAGTTGTGGAGCGGAAGAAAGCTGGTCTCAAGAAGGCTCGCAAGCGTCCACAATTTTCCAAGCGTTGA
- the LOC107867074 gene encoding probable E3 ubiquitin-protein ligase ARI2, which translates to MAMDDMYGSSDEEYYNGGYDDDEYEDDYDRAPEPEYDDDLACGKAPSCRVIRKESLLAAQKEDLQRIVDLLSLKEHHARTLLIHYQWDADKVFAIFVERGKEKLYAEAGISIEEKDENPASDPSTEYTCEICFEDFPDEQTTLMECKHRFCNDCWTEYFIVKINDGKSRRITCMAQKCKAICDEGKIRDLVTTKDSDLVEKFDRFILESYIEDNKRVKWCPSVPHCGNAIRVEDDEYCEVECACGKQFCFNCLCDLHSPCSCIMWDLWMKKCDDEAPTVSWMSEKTKHCPKCYKIVEKDGGCNLVTCICGQPFCWLCGEATGLEHTWNSIKGHTCGRYKEGHSKNEDSVEDYWRLTHYYRRYKAHIDSMKIEASESRQKLLDKVCTLEAKDFQVKDFSWAMSGLNRLALSRRVVACSYPFAYYYFGDLFADEISKKEREIKQNLFEVQQQQLETNIERLSMFLEEPFANYAEDKLVETRMKIITLSTVTDDLCKNLYECIDNDLLVPLQQATHTIVRYRSKGVEKASEL; encoded by the exons ATGGCCATGGATGACATGTATGGTAGTAGTGATGAAGAATATTATAATGGAGGTTACGATGACGATGAGTATGAGGATGATTATGATCGTGCTCCTGAACCTGAATATGACGATGATTTAGCCTGTGGCAAAGCTCCTTCATGCAGG GTAATAAGGAAAGAATCCCTTTTAGCAGCACAG AAAGAAGATTTACAGAGAATAGTAGACTTGCTTTCATTGAAGGAACATCATGCACGAACCTTGCTTATTCATTATCAATGGGATGCCGATAAGGTCTTTGCAATTTTTGttgaaagaggaaaagaaaaattgtacGCGGAAGCTGGTATATCAATAGAAGAGAAAGATGAGAATCCTGCCTCCGACCCCTCGACTGAATATACATGTGAAATCTGCTTTGAAGATTTCCCTGATGAGCAAACGACGTTGATGGAATGCAAGCATAGGTTTTGCAATGATT GTTGGACAGAGTATTTCATCGTAAAGATAAATGATGGTAAAAGTAGACGTATAACATGCATGGCTCAAAAGTGCAAAGCAATCTGTGATGAAGGGAAGATTAGGGATCTAGTAACTACGAAGGATTCTGATTTGGTGGAGAAGTTTGATCGTTTTATCCTAGAATCATATATCGAGGATAATAAGAGGGTTAAATGGTGCCCTAGTGTTCCTCATTGTGGAAATGCAATTCGCGTTGAGGATGACGAGTACTGTGAAGTTGAATGTGCATGTGGTAAACAATTCTGTTTTAATTGCTTATGTGATCTGCACTCACCTTGTTCGTGCATTATGTGGGACCTTTGGATGAAGAAGTGCGACGATGAAGCACCAACCGTTTCTTGGATGTCCGAGAAAACCAAGCATTGTCCAAAATGTTATAAAATTGTGGAAAAGGATGGTGGATGCAACCTTGTAACATGTATATGTGGACAGCCATTTTG TTGGCTCTGTGGTGAAGCTACTGGACTTGAACACACATGGAATAGTATAAAAGGCCATACTTGTGGCAGATACAAAGAAGGTCATTCGAAAAATGAGGATTCTGTAGAGGACTATTGGCGTCTTACTCACTATTATCGTCGTTATAAGGCTCATATTGATTCAATGAAGATCGAAGCATCTGAATCGAGGCAAAAACTACTTGATAAAGTCTGTACCCTTGAAGCAAAAGATTTCCAAGTAAAAGATTTCAGCTGGGCAATGAGTGGACTTAATAGACTCGCCTTATCAAGGCGAGTTGTCGCCTGTTCATATCCATTTGCATACTACTACTTTGGAGATCTGTTTGCGGATGAAAtatcaaaaaaggaaagggaaatAAAGCAGAACCTTTTCGAGGTCCAGCAGCAGCAACTTGAAACCAACATCGAAAGACTTTCAATGTTCTTGGAAGAGCCATTTGCTAACTACGCTGAAGATAAGCTTGTGGAGACAAGAATGAAGATTATTACTCTCTCCACAGTAACTGATGATCTCTGCAAAAACTT GTACGAGTGCATTGACAACGATTTGCTGGTTCCTCTACAGCAAGCAACTCATACAATAGTTCGTTATAGATCCAAGGGCGTGGAGAAAGCATCAGAACTATAG
- the LOC107867076 gene encoding F-box/FBD/LRR-repeat protein At1g13570 encodes MSVMKQRIPSNFPCNAELEVDKISNLPAQIVDKILSHLSLRDAVRTSVLSSKWRYKWVSLPNLVFDNQSLLISSQDQTFIKNKIVNIVDHVLLLHSGPIQKFKLSHRDLQGVCDIDRWILFLSRGSVKEFILEIWKGHRYKLHSSIYLCQKLIHLELFNCLLKPPLTFIGFKSLKSLDLQHITMEQDAFEHLVSSCHLLERLTLMNFEGFSDLKIHAPNLLFFDVGGVFEDINFMDTFNLAIVSIGLYVNPGFDKNLTLGSAGNLVKFFAHLPRLQRLEVQSFFLKYLADGKVPGRLPTPCDELSFLSIRINFNHLDECLAALCLLRSSPNLQELEMLARTEEQSALRTVASVMEENYQNCMFNQLRHVKIAGISGLKQELNFINFLLANSPILERMTVKPASVDGAWDMLKELLRFRRASVQAEIVYLDP; translated from the exons ATGAGTGTTATG AAGCAACGTATTCCATCCAACTTCCCTTGCAATGCCGAACTTGAGGTGGACAAGATCAGCAACTTACCAGCACAGATTGTTGACAAGATTTTGTCTCATTTGTCACTCAGGGATGCTGTGAGGACAAGCGTCTTGTCCAGTAAATGGAGATACAAATGGGTTTCTCTTCCAAACCTTGTATTTGACAATCAATCTCTTTTGATTTCATCCCAAGACCAAACCTTcataaaaaataagatagttaACATTGTTGATCATGTTCTCTTACTTCATTCTGGTCCCATACAAAAGTTCAAGCTTTCTCATCGGGATCTTCAAGGGGTGTGTGATATTGATAGATGGATTCTTTTTCTATCAAGGGGTTCTGTGAAGGAATTTATTCTTGAAATATGGAAAGGACATCGCTACAAACTCCATTCTTCTATATATCTTtgtcaaaagttgatccacttggAGCTATTTAATTGTCTTCTAAAACCTCCTCTCACATTCATTGGTTTTAAAAGTTTGAAAAGCCTCGATCTTCAGCACATCACTATGGAACAAGATGCATTTGAGCATCTCGTATCGAGCTGCCATTTGCTTGAGCGGCTTACACTGATGAATTTTGAGGGTTTCTCCGATCTTAAAATCCATGCACCAAATCTCCTCTTCTTTGACGTTGGAGGCGTCTTTGAAGACATCAATTTCATGGACACATTCAACCTTGCCATAGTTTCTATTGGGTTATATGTGAATCCTGGATTTGACAAAAATCTTACTCTAGGCAGTGCTGGAAACTTGGTCAAGTTTTTTGCTCATTTACCTCGTCTTCAAAGGCTCGAAGTACAGAGCTTTTTCTTGAAG TATCTGGCTGATGGTAAGGTACCGGGAAGACTACCTACGCCTTGTGATGAGCTTAGTTTTCTTTCAATACGCATAAATTTCAACCATCTGGATGAGTGTCTGGCTGCACTTTGTCTTCTCAGAAGTTCCCCTAACCTACAGGAGCTTGAGATGTTG GCACGCACAGAAGAACAAAGTGCTTTGAGAACCGTTGCCAGTGTCATGGAAGAAAACTACCAGAATTGTATGTTTAATCAATTGCGGCATGTGAAGATTGCTGGTATATCTGGGCTTAAACAGGAGctaaatttcatcaattttctgcTTGCAAATTCACCTATTCTTGAAAGGATGACAGTTAAGCCAGCTTCAGTAGACGGTGCATGGGATATGCTAAAAGAGTTGCTTCGCTTTAGGAGAGCTTCAGTACAAGCCGAGATCGTTTACCTTGACCCTTAA